ACCTTAGAGAATTTCATGTGTATTCTGTAGGCTTCCTTTGTACTTGAATATTGAGTAATAAAGGCTGGGGTTGGTGCCCTGTAaatactgtgtgtgtgtgtgtgtgaatttacTTAATAATTCTGTTCTGAGTGTTCTtgcaatgtgtgtgtgtgtggtgtaTTGGATGAGACTAAGTGAGGGACTTAGTGCCATCACAGacagaaaatttaaaagaaaaattgatcaTGTGACAcctcaagtgggtaaagtgtcaagtTTTAAACGATGGGTAGGTAAGATGAAAATGGGCCTAATCATAGGTGTGTTTACTGTAATTtgctatttatatatatatatatatatatatatattatttctagGCAAGCAAACAGAAAATGGTTTCCTAAatgtcaaatgtgaaaaaagaatGGTTCCAAGGAAAGAATTGATGGCAAGAAGGTGTCTAAGTTTGTGTAattgtgtgcgtgtgtgtgttaTCTGTTTTGGCCAACATTGTGTCTGAAGGTGTTGCGGTGGTCAATAGTAGTGGAGGAAAGCGAAGACAGTGAGTTTTTGTTCGTAAGGAAAGCGAAGACAGTGAGTTTTTGTTCGTAATCAAGTGGCGATGCTACTAGTAGTAGACGCTAGAAGAGCTTATTTAGGTTTAGTGAGAAGAATATTTAGATATGGTCCAAATCTAGGTTTGAGCTtcctatttttgtatttggttgacaagaaagaaagtgcaagaaaaattggaaatgatctaaatttttgtttttctatcttttaaaattgggaaattaattttttttttttgttaatttaaatgCTAACATTGTATGTTTTTaatgttattaaaaatttatattcttttttattagccATGTCAGTTTTAAGTGTGCCAACAATACATACTGTTTGCCACATAAACATTTCTGTTAGCGTAGTTGTTAGTATCGTACGATACGCGATACGTATCATATCATGGGTAAAAAGTTTCGTATCGTATCGACGTATCATAAGTGCTCATGAATCGTACGGTATAGTATGCGTATCATTTAAATCGTATCATTTAAATCGTATCGTATCGTAAAATCGTATGTATCATACCATACATAGACAAATGctttaaaatgagatttttttgttaaaatttgtacttttatttgaatttcacaagttgttagacttgtttttaacacaaaattattagtttacttAATTTAGCATacgaaaataatatattcataagtttttttctcatctctccTACAATTGGACTACACAGTACACACTTACCTTtcactttaatatttttaaaaaaaaattaaaattttatttttatttttatcattattgttataagtccaagaaactagaatgccaaaaaaaaatttataaaaataaaattattaaaataaaaaaaataataagagatAGTAAATGTTAATGACGAATgacaatgaagaaaattttaatgaaaaaataaatttgcaaaattaTAAACATGATGATAGTgtttgaaagctcggatttgtgttaaaaatacaagagctgtttagaccccaaattaataaaatacggctcggttgattttactctaacttaaactaagtgcggaatagagtaaatgcaagcgaacaaacaaaacaactactTTAAGCCATATCCAACAAATCACAGCAGTACaatgaaagttaaaagagtagggaagagaggtgcaaacacaagataacacgccgatgtgttatcgaagaggaaaccgaagaactcggtgaaaaacctttCCGCCGCCCTTCAAgcagtaaatcgatccactagacaataagttgggatacacgaatagcaagagaccctccaagcctagtctacccaatgcacctaagccctccaagctcctactccaataagacttctcggaaccgtgtcttgttttgcttttcggatcccgcaatgcgcccgattgcatccgctaAAGCAtgacttcttccaatgcttcccagcagcaccaaaaactcATTGGACACTCaatatgggtgtggtaagtgtttgtgCTATCAACCTTTCAAGGATCTAGAAATAGAAACgtaggagaagaggctacaatgatttctcactatgGATGAGTAGCtatctctctaaaagatgggtgtgtgtgttgttgaaaacctatctagggtttttctctctgaatgaccTCACATACTTTTGtaggtaatgagggtatatatagtatgggtgaagggtaagaaagtcacacttaaaaatcctccaggcagagagtttcgcgggtatctcgctgGAAAGCCTTACTcgtgagacactcgcgaaatcctccaAGCTAGCATGACTTTTCAGCTTCCAGTCATATGCTTCTCACATGCCCTTTCCGCAAGAACCCTTCTTGCGAACTAGTCGCGAAATGCACtgatcttcaattaagcttgggttttcaccaacttaatactaaacccaaaacaataaaatcccacaaaaatacaaggaaacaaatttatgcaaatacaacactttttgtcatggaataaagccaatataaaatattgatgcgaacctcaatcgacatgctttgagacccaacaaacaatattggaatatgatgcgaacctcaatcgacacgctttgagacccaacaaaaatattggaatatttgcccaagaaagctaaaatttagattttttatagaaaccctgacccaatgtttataatcgaaacgcgaaccaaaggtataagttgaccttgacccaatgattataaagaatcacgaactgaaggtataaagtttgaacactacaaggaagaatccttgataagttcacagttcttgaagaaccaaaagaagagcaaagcctcaccttttctgatttttattcaataatatatgaaaaacgtttacagacttaagagcctatttaatggctccataaaacttgatagacaagaaaatatattctaaaataactcctaattgatacctaaccatatcaggaatcaaatttgacctaaaaagcattaaatgcacctaaaaacaagaaaataaatcacctaaacctaaaataacgtttttacataaaaataccaaaaataataaattacaataattaaacagtaaattgtgtcctacatcagacccctccacttgaaacaaactcgtcctcgagttcatctttgaaatctgaaatcttccgctccaaataaacaaatactttgaatgctttaatgacttgatccggttgtgaaacttgaatccttcataaagtgtaacagaaaatttcttctcatctactttcaatttattcgcaacatcaatcaacaaagggttgataataaaattaaaattttctactccaagaaaatcaacatattgtatagtcatctttaacaaatcaactgagacttgaggattgtgagttgtggactcatcttcatatttgacctcaattgaatcttccacaatgttctcaataattaccatctctttttttttttcactttttttttttggatgataacatgaaacaaaaaataaaaggatagaaaactaattttagaacctgtgctctgataccaaatgatgcgaacctcaatcgatacgctttgagacccaacaaacaatattggaatatttacccaagaaagctaaaattcagatttttgatagaaaccctaacccaacgtttataatcgaaacacgaaccaaaggtataagttgaccttgacccaatgattataaagaatcacgaaccgaagatataaagtttgaacgtcacaaggaagaatccttgataagttcacagttcttgaagaactaaaagaagagcaaaacctcacatttttttatttttattcaataatatataaaaaaacgtttacagacttaagagcctatttaagggctccataaaacttgatagacaagaaaatatattctaaaataactcctaattaatacctaaccatatcaggaatcaaatttgacctaaaaagcattaaatgcacctaaaaacaaggaaataaatcacctaaacctgaaataacgtttttacataaaaataccaaaaataataaattacaataattaaacaaaattgtgtcctacatcaaatatagttgtaaatcacaactttacagtgTTGACTTAGATGGGGTTGATTAGGCAATTTGatgaatatgatgaaaataaaattatcatttttgggtcatttgtaatatattattacttttgaatttaaataatttgaatgtgtatgttATTATGAACACAtgctagtttgatttatttagatagcttgttaaatattattacataaatgatgaataaattagtcattagttgaatatatttaaaatttataatgaatataccctttatatatgtatatttataatttttttttataaattttattaagtgtttgtgtatcttaTGATACACATATGATACAATACacaatatgaaaaaattaaaaatcgaTTCACGATATGATTCACGTTTTGACAACTATGTCCGTTAGTAAGTTAATTGTATAATCAAATTGACTTctaccaaaatgtagggatcaaattgactgTGACTCTAAAATGTAGGGgaccaaaatggtattttcgtcattatttttatgtaatgagTTGAACgagttacaaatttgaaaaattaggaatttttattttttgttattgaacAGACATTTTATTGTAGTTATGAAagcttttatttacttatttatttaaggggttaaagATGCTACAAGCTGATATTTATGGGTAAAAAAAGTCATATCAATAttggctcaaaaaaaaaatattggctCAAATCACCTGTCCTCCAGCTGCACTTGTTGtaacaatttaattttataagagAATTTATTAATTGGAGGACCCGTTAGGCAGTTACCCAATATCACTTGCACAACATTGGTTTATTTTTGGGCCTACTACCTGCTCTTATTTGTGGAGTACCAAATTTTGGGTCCAAATAGTACCAAACTCCAATCTTGCAAGGCCCAAAAGAATAAGAATAGTACCAGTACTATTATATCATATCATGGTCTTGCTGGCTTGGTTGGCTCTAATCCTCGAGCCAACAGAGCCGAAGAACCTCGTCCTGGATTTCCTATCCATCAtgagctgaaaaaaaaaaaaaaaaaaaaaaaccaatgtcATAAAAGATAAGGATTTAAAGCCCCACCTTTCATTTCCCTCCCTTCACCACTGACCGAGCAAAGTTCAGACACTCTTTAGCATTTTctaatactactcttttgagtTCTTTTTGGCTCTTCAGGCTTCAAAGGTACTACCTTTACTTTCTTTGGACGAGTGGGTCTTTGACTTTTATACTGCTTTGTGAATTTGGATGACTTTCCAATATTGGGTTGTTACTTTATGTGGGTTTTGGTTATTGACTGCTCTTACCTGCTCTTATGGCTATGGGGCTGTTTCAGGAATCTGTGAATTCTTGTGATATTTGTTGGACTTTTCTCCCTTCATTAGTCGTTGAATTGTTGTAGAAAGCTTGGCGTTGGGTTGTTTAGTTGTGAATGGTTTGCCAGTTGTAGTACACTGATGGAGAATTGTGTGAATTGGACATTGTAGACACAGGATTGGGGACAAGTGCttgtcttctattttttttttaatgctttgaAATGTACCTGAAGgctgtattttttaaattgatttttaaaaattacgaAATTGATTTTCTGACAATTTCTTATCACATTGAACAATGGAGAGGATAAATATCCTTGTGTTGTGCCACTGATTATTTTCATGGGAACATTGATTGAATTATCTGCCTTGATGTtggttgattaaattttttttaaaattccacTATCAGGATAAACTATGTCCAGATATATGAATTAAGTTTAAGTTCGTGTTTTtacgtatttttaaaattagctaCTGTTGGGTTTTCGCATGATTAGATTTCCTCATTTCCATGTGTTGTATTGAACATGAAACTGATTTGCAGAGCAAAAAATTTTATCACAAAGCTCTAGATGGTAGTTCATGCATTCGATTGCAAATGTTTCATGCTGTGCCAAATTGGTGACTTCTTCTATATCTTCTGAAGACATTAAGCATCTTGGTTTAAAAGTCACCCCAACATCAGGTGTCTAATTAAATCTCAAACTCTCAAGGGTTCTGTCATGCCCCATTTTTATGTTTGTGCAGGAAAAGCAAGGGATGAAGAACTTATTTTAGCTGCAGACTAATAGCTCGACTTTTGTAATTTAAATCAATATGACACCAGTAATGCCATATTCTATAAGCAATATTTCACTTATTCCTGGAACTGTGTTTGCAAGAAGGAAGAACAATTGTTTGACAAGATCCAGTTTGGCAAGGAAACCTACAAAACTTACACCATCTCCCCAGAAGAGTCTGTTACCTCTGTCAAGCTCTATTAAATTGTTCCCTCAGTATAGTAGGGGATGTTCTTTACATCATATATCTAGAATCCATAGATTATCAGCCACAGGAACCGATGTGGCAGTGGAGGAACCAGATTCACCTATTGCAGATGAAGATTCCTCAGGAGCATCAGAAGATCCATCCGGTGGAGTTGGAGGTAGTGAAAAATCATCCAATAAATCAGATGCCAGTCCTACTTCAATTACATCCAGACGTTCAAGACCTGTTAGGAAAAGTGAGATGCCACCTGTAAAAGATGACGAACTGGTTCCTGGTGCAAGTTTTACCGGGAAAGTTAGATCAATCCAGCCATTTGGTGCCTTTATTGATTTTGGAGCTTTCACTGATGGGCTGGTACATGTTTCCAGGTTGAGTGATAGCTATGTTAAGGATGTTGGAAGTATTGTTTCTGTTGGCCAAGAGGTGAAGGTAAGATTAGTTGAAGCAAACACTGAGACAGGACGAATTTCTCTCACTATGCGTGAAAGGGATGATGCTAGTAACCTGCGGCAACGAAAAGATTCTCCTGCCAGTGGTGATAAGGCTGGACCAGCCAATAGGAATTTTCCAAAGTCTAGCCAGAGGAGGGATGAggtaaaaaaaagttcaaagttTGTCAAGGGGCAGGACCTAGAGGGCACAGTGAAGAATATGACAAGGTCTGGTGCATTTATATCACTTCCTGATGGGGAAGAAGGTTTCTTGCCCATGTCAGAGGAAGTTGATGAAGGATTTGGAACTCTTATGGGGAACTCTTCACTACAGGTTGGCCAAGAAGTCAGTGTCCGGGTGTTGCGTATCTCAAGAGGACGGGTAACCTTGAcaatgaagaaagaagaagatattgcAAAGTTGGATTCACAGCTCAACCAAGGGGTTGTCCATGCTGCAACAAACCCTTTTGTGCTTGCTTTTCGTAAAAACAAGGATATTTCTATGTTTTTGGATGAGAGGGAGAAATTAGAGAAAGCAGCTGAAGCAATAACAAAGACTTCagaaaaattagaagaaaaagtCAAGCAAAGCAAAACTGGGTCTGATGAAGTGCAGGAGCAGCAGGCCCAACCAGCAAGCAGCTATGAGAGGATGGTCAGTGTCCGTTCTACTGTGGAAGAAACaattgaagaagatgaagcttCTTCAAAGGAGGCAGATGTGGGAGCCACTGCATTAAATGATGCCTCAACCAATATTGCAGACAATGAGGAGGACCCTGCCTCTAGTTCAACACAAAGTATTGACAGTGCTGTCCAAACCGTAGATAAAGAAGCAGAGTTTAGTTCAGAAATTCTAGCTCCAGAAGAAAATATGTCTACTTGCAGTGAGATAAATGAAGAGGCTTCCCCAACAGATGGTTTGGAAAGTGATGAAAAGTCTGATTTGCTTGGTGAAATAAATGATGAAGCTTCTTCAGTTGGGGTGGATGTGGTAGCCAGCACATTAGATGATACGTCAACCAATGTTGCAGATGATGAAAAGAACCTGCAAAGCACTATCTCTAGCTCAACGCCAACTCTGGATGGTTCCATTCGAACCATAGAGAAAGAAGCGGAGGTGAGTTCTGAAATTTCATCTCCTGAAGGGAGTGTATCTACTTCCAGTAAGATAACTGAAGAGGCTTCCCCAACAGATGAATTGAAAAGTGATGAAAAATCTGATTCGCTTGGTGAAATAAATGATGAAGCTTCTTCAACGGAGGTGGATGTGGTAGCCAGAACATTAGATGATACATCAACTGATGTTTCAGATGATGAAAAGAACCTGCAAAGCACTATCCCAAGCTCAACGCCAACTCTGGATGACGCCATTCAAACCATAGAGAAAGAAGCAGAGGAGACTTCTGAAATTTCAGCTCCTGAAGGGAGTGTATCTACTGCAAATCAAATAATTGAGCAGGCAATTCCAACAGATGGACTagaaattgaaggaaaatcCGAGTCATCTGGTGAAATATCTGATCAAATCTTGTCTTCAGAAAGTCCAGCCACAGTAGACATTATAGAGGATCAAGCTGATGTTGCAGTAGTCAATCATGAACTCCAGATACAAGCACCTAGTGCAGAGAATGTACTTCCCTCTGGTGCACCAACTGAAGATAATGAGGTTGGACCCAACCCTGATAAAAATGGAAGTATAACCAGTTCAGGTTTACAACCAGATGCTCCTACTGAGGAAACTAAAGGTTTGTGCCCTCCTCAGCTCTCTCTGTTTTTTGTGTCTCTTCTATTCTGTGTAGTTTCTGTAATAACTCCTTGTCTTAGATGGTCACTTGAAACAAAACATTATTAATTCCTGTAAAATAATGTATCAGTTAATATATTTAACAGTAAAAGATAATTTGTAAGATATATTATAGGAAGGTTCATCCAGTGAACATGTAATTGTTGAGACACCTCTCCTATTATAATCTTTGCTGTGGTTcatgttgcaattttttttttctatgcaatctttttgttgggtttgatAGTAATGATGGATTGGTAAGTACTTACTATGGATTTAGGTCCTTCGATTTTGCAATTCCCAAGATGTTTTTGTTTCACTTTGGTGGGTTTATGTTTGAATTGTAAATTCTATGTACAGACGGAGAGGAAAATGATGAAAGTTCTGATTCATCTGGAAAATTAGCTGATGATCAAGTTATCTCTTCAGGAAGTCAAGCAATCAAAGAAGTTGTAGAGAGCCCTGTTGACAGTACCAATGATGACGTGCAGATACAAAAACCTGCTGCAGAGAGTGAAATTCCTTCTGCCTCACAAGTTGAGGACGACAATGTGGAAGCTGCCCCTAAGACAAATGGCAGCATGACTAATTCAAATGGACACACTGGCAGTTCTTCCCCCAAGGAAAGCATAACTAAAGGTTGTTACTCTCTCCATTTTGCCTGTTCCTTTTCCTAGCTTTAAtgcctcaattttttttttgtcaaaccCAAAGTGAACaagttaaaaattataacttgaaGACAAACCTATATAACATACGTTTGATACATTAGTTCATTAGTATGGGAAGTGTTGGGATTGTCCAATGGTTCTAAAGCATGACCGTGTGAT
This genomic stretch from Castanea sativa cultivar Marrone di Chiusa Pesio chromosome 1, ASM4071231v1 harbors:
- the LOC142606134 gene encoding polyprotein of EF-Ts, chloroplastic isoform X2, which encodes MTPVMPYSISNISLIPGTVFARRKNNCLTRSSLARKPTKLTPSPQKSLLPLSSSIKLFPQYSRGCSLHHISRIHRLSATGTDVAVEEPDSPIADEDSSGASEDPSGGVGGSEKSSNKSDASPTSITSRRSRPVRKSEMPPVKDDELVPGASFTGKVRSIQPFGAFIDFGAFTDGLVHVSRLSDSYVKDVGSIVSVGQEVKVRLVEANTETGRISLTMRERDDASNLRQRKDSPASGDKAGPANRNFPKSSQRRDEVKKSSKFVKGQDLEGTVKNMTRSGAFISLPDGEEGFLPMSEEVDEGFGTLMGNSSLQVGQEVSVRVLRISRGRVTLTMKKEEDIAKLDSQLNQGVVHAATNPFVLAFRKNKDISMFLDEREKLEKAAEAITKTSEKLEEKVKQSKTGSDEVQEQQAQPASSYERMVSVRSTVEETIEEDEASSKEADVGATALNDASTNIADNEEDPASSSTQSIDSAVQTVDKEAEFSSEILAPEENMSTCSEINEEASPTDGLESDEKSDLLGEINDEASSVGVDVVASTLDDTSTNVADDEKNLQSTISSSTPTLDGSIRTIEKEAEVSSEISSPEGSVSTSSKITEEASPTDELKSDEKSDSLGEINDEASSTEVDVVARTLDDTSTDVSDDEKNLQSTIPSSTPTLDDAIQTIEKEAEETSEISAPEGSVSTANQIIEQAIPTDGLEIEGKSESSGEISDQILSSESPATVDIIEDQADVAVVNHELQIQAPSAENVLPSGAPTEDNEVGPNPDKNGSITSSGLQPDAPTEETKGSQAIKEVVESPVDSTNDDVQIQKPAAESEIPSASQVEDDNVEAAPKTNGSMTNSNGHTGSSSPKESITKAAISPALVKQLREETGAGMMDCKKALSETGGDIVKAQEFLRKKGLASAEKKASRATAEGRIGSYIHDSRIGVLVEVNCETDFVSRGDIFKELVDDLAMQVAACPQVQYLVTEDVPEETVNKEREIEMQKEELLSKPEQIRSKIVEGRIRKRLEELALLEQPYIKNDKMVVKDWVKQTIATIGENIKVTRFVRYNLGEGLEKKSQDFAAEVAAQTAAKAVPKAEIEQPAPVEAKETVQKQPTVTVSAALVKQLREETGAGMMDCKKALSETGGDLEKAQEYLRKKGLSTADKKSSRLAAEGRIGSYIHDARIGVLIEVNSETDFVGRSEKFKELVDDLAMQIVACPQVRFVSIEDIPKSIVNKEKELEMQREDLLSKPENIREKIVEGRVSKRLGELALLEQPFIKNDGILVKDLVKQTVAEIGENIKVRRFVRFTLGETVENAKAGTEA
- the LOC142606134 gene encoding polyprotein of EF-Ts, chloroplastic isoform X1 gives rise to the protein MTPVMPYSISNISLIPGTVFARRKNNCLTRSSLARKPTKLTPSPQKSLLPLSSSIKLFPQYSRGCSLHHISRIHRLSATGTDVAVEEPDSPIADEDSSGASEDPSGGVGGSEKSSNKSDASPTSITSRRSRPVRKSEMPPVKDDELVPGASFTGKVRSIQPFGAFIDFGAFTDGLVHVSRLSDSYVKDVGSIVSVGQEVKVRLVEANTETGRISLTMRERDDASNLRQRKDSPASGDKAGPANRNFPKSSQRRDEVKKSSKFVKGQDLEGTVKNMTRSGAFISLPDGEEGFLPMSEEVDEGFGTLMGNSSLQVGQEVSVRVLRISRGRVTLTMKKEEDIAKLDSQLNQGVVHAATNPFVLAFRKNKDISMFLDEREKLEKAAEAITKTSEKLEEKVKQSKTGSDEVQEQQAQPASSYERMVSVRSTVEETIEEDEASSKEADVGATALNDASTNIADNEEDPASSSTQSIDSAVQTVDKEAEFSSEILAPEENMSTCSEINEEASPTDGLESDEKSDLLGEINDEASSVGVDVVASTLDDTSTNVADDEKNLQSTISSSTPTLDGSIRTIEKEAEVSSEISSPEGSVSTSSKITEEASPTDELKSDEKSDSLGEINDEASSTEVDVVARTLDDTSTDVSDDEKNLQSTIPSSTPTLDDAIQTIEKEAEETSEISAPEGSVSTANQIIEQAIPTDGLEIEGKSESSGEISDQILSSESPATVDIIEDQADVAVVNHELQIQAPSAENVLPSGAPTEDNEVGPNPDKNGSITSSGLQPDAPTEETKDGEENDESSDSSGKLADDQVISSGSQAIKEVVESPVDSTNDDVQIQKPAAESEIPSASQVEDDNVEAAPKTNGSMTNSNGHTGSSSPKESITKAAISPALVKQLREETGAGMMDCKKALSETGGDIVKAQEFLRKKGLASAEKKASRATAEGRIGSYIHDSRIGVLVEVNCETDFVSRGDIFKELVDDLAMQVAACPQVQYLVTEDVPEETVNKEREIEMQKEELLSKPEQIRSKIVEGRIRKRLEELALLEQPYIKNDKMVVKDWVKQTIATIGENIKVTRFVRYNLGEGLEKKSQDFAAEVAAQTAAKAVPKAEIEQPAPVEAKETVQKQPTVTVSAALVKQLREETGAGMMDCKKALSETGGDLEKAQEYLRKKGLSTADKKSSRLAAEGRIGSYIHDARIGVLIEVNSETDFVGRSEKFKELVDDLAMQIVACPQVRFVSIEDIPKSIVNKEKELEMQREDLLSKPENIREKIVEGRVSKRLGELALLEQPFIKNDGILVKDLVKQTVAEIGENIKVRRFVRFTLGETVENAKAGTEA